From one Caldithrix abyssi DSM 13497 genomic stretch:
- a CDS encoding VVA0879 family protein — MQVMTVEEYIRKGESLFGKDRKKWKFICPKCGTIQSYKDFEDAGVPTNQIWYRLGFSCIGRFTAKMGCNWTLGGLFQIHKLEVIDKKGKKHPRFEFYEKHNGF, encoded by the coding sequence ATGCAAGTAATGACCGTTGAAGAATACATAAGAAAAGGGGAATCTCTTTTTGGAAAAGACAGAAAAAAGTGGAAATTTATATGCCCTAAATGTGGAACAATCCAATCATATAAAGATTTTGAAGATGCCGGGGTACCGACTAATCAAATATGGTATCGCCTTGGATTTAGTTGTATTGGAAGGTTTACCGCTAAGATGGGGTGTAATTGGACCTTAGGCGGATTGTTTCAAATACACAAATTAGAAGTTATAGATAAGAAAGGAAAAAAACATCCGCGATTTGAATTTTACGAGAAACACAATGGATTCTAA